TCTTTTGTCAGCTTTGGCTTAGAATGATGAGAAGTATAATGTTTAATGATGAGGTTATGGCAGCTATTGAGGTTATGCTTAATGAGGTTATGGCTGCTATTGAGACTAGGCTTGCTGAGTCTACGAAGGAGACAAATCATTGATTGTTCATTGACGGGCATTGCTTGAAAGTTCAGATATTTAGTGGATCATGACTTTGTATAGAGGTGGTGCATAAGtagttttctttgaattttgaaaaaaatggtgttatttgattaatgagcatggttttatttgtttttctttctcgcCAACTTGCTTGTCATCTATAGGTTGTGTTTGTTTAGTATCCGAAAATAGAAGGGACAAAAACATGTTGTTTTTGAAGACAATGACATAAATTAAATCTGTTTCTAGGATAGTTCTTGGAGTGAATTTATACTCTTTCAGAACAGTAAGGACAAGGGGACATGTCCTCTCTATCCTCACTGTGTCCATCTCTTCTATTTTGATATAGTAACCAAATGCTACCATATGGTACATGAGCATTAGGTTAACAGTGGGTAGTTGGAATCAAATTGATAGATATTCAGGTGAGGGAATTCATGTTGCCCTTGGGTGTTGTGGAGGAAGTTTGGTATGCAGTTTTCTCTGGATTTTCTGTATTCTTTCCTCGTGTACACTAACAGAGTGATTGGTAAACATCATTCAAGGAATGGTCATTGTATCATTACAATTGGCAGAACTTCAACGTTTCAACTGGGTGTAGTTGgtgaaaaaaatccatttttctaACCAAAATGATATCGCTTGAAGCTTTTTTTTAGCCTTGTACTCCGTGATCAAGGTCCGAGCCGGATCGATTCTGGGTCAGGTCTTATAACCATTACACGTCCAAAATATTTTactaagaaagaaatataaatagcaAAGACATACTATATGAGGGTAAGTACAAATAAGCAGTGAAGTAGCGTATGTAAATAGCAAAGACAGATACCAGATGAAGTCACTCCTCACCTGTACAAATCCAGCCCCAGCATCCATCGCCCTGTGACGGGGCTACCCACCATATGTCCCACGGCGATGCATGATCAGAAAATGCCGATGAAGGTGCCATAATTTAAATGACAAAGAACACAGCCTTGGAACTGCTAACTTACTCCATGTTTCAAGTGAAGCAGTTGGTGTTTATTTTAGGTTTGCAATATTGAATAGCTGGTTTTTCCAGATTTATGTGCTTGTGATTATGGACATTGGATTATCAGATGTACATAGTTAAGGGAAATCCGCGTTGTTGCTATAAGTTACGGTACGAGAAATGGGAGTTAGATAGGCTATattaggttaaaattttagagacATGAGATTTaagacattttattttatgttactAAGCAATAtctaattataataaagaaGCTCAATGTCATAACCAAGCAATCTAAGTGCAATGTCTGTTAGGGGTTGGCATTGATTCAAATGGTCcggtttggataaaaaaatcaatgactttTTTATGACTCGAAATTCTAACTGTTCTGCAGGTAATCATGATTTCTTTTGATACGAGATACCTTAGCAGTGGTAGATTCAATCTTCAACATTAATGAAAAGGATCTTGCCTGTATAATATGTCTTTTAAAGTGGTTCCTCCATAATTTTGAGCTGAAATGAAGTCGGGGGTTAAGATCGAATCATGATTATAAGAAACAAGCAAATGTTGCTAAGCTGCTCCTTTCCCATTTTTGAAGAACTCTTTAATGAGCATTGTCAGCATCCACAAAAAAGACAGAAATTTGACAATTGACAATCTACCGTATACACTCTCCGTGTCAGATCAAGTTAAATTAGCCAATTAAGTCATCAGAATCTCGTGTTGCTAAACTGCTCCATTGCCATTTTTGTTGAGTTTCATGAGGCTCTTTGTCAACCAAATTGCTGTTTCTCTTGATGACACAGCTTCTTCGCTGAAGGGTCCTAGTACTCCTGATAGCTCCTCATACCTTTCCTGTCTTAGCAAATTTGCACAAATCTCCAGCAGTGATTCCAGTGCATCTGCCCTTTGCAGGCTCTGAGGATTCCATTCAATCTTTATTTCATCACCATGTAGGGAAGTCAGTGAACTGATCAATGAGATGTCACTAGGGGTTCTGTTCATTTCCTTTCGTCCAACATCATTTCCGCAAGGCGGTTTTGATGGTGTTGATTTCATTTCTGTTACTGCTGGGAGTTTGCAGAATTCGGGTTCCAATTCCATATCATGTCCAGTTTTGTCACCCATCGCGGATGCCGATGCCTTTTTGTAACCAGAAAGGCCAACATGGCCTGTTGAATCTTCAGACagcttttcctttcttttgcaAATCCCAAGACTAGCATTTTTGAATTCCATGCTAGCTTGTCCAACTCCACAGAGCTTCTCTTGGACTGTTTGTGACTTCTTAGAAGCAATTTCTGGCTTCTCGTCTTCAGGGTGAGTCCTTGCAATACCTGCTGAAGAGGTTTCAGAGTTGGCACTTTCGGTTTGTTCTGCACTGTTGTACAAATCACTGGCTGCTACTTTTTGTTCAAAAGCATCCTGCTTAAAACATCTGCACCCCTTTGATGGACTTGCTTTCAAACCTACGTTATTCTTTTGAACACTAGACTTGTTAGGTAACCGGGTTCCTTTTGGTTTATCCAGGAAGCTGTATTCGGACTTTACAGGGAGGAACACGAGAGATAGATTTTGGCATTTAGCAAGATATGGCTGCAGATGGGGGTGCCTCAACAACTCTGCAGCCTAATTAGGACAACGCAAACATTAATGAGAATAACCTTTTGTaataagagaagagaagcaGCAAGGGCATCTCAGACTTACTGTTGGTCTATGTTCTGGGCTCTTCCTCAGCATGGTTTTGATTAACTGTTTTCTGCAGATAAGAAGCTAATCCCTCAGTTGTATTTTCCTTGATATAGTGCATATGCATTAAGAGGTTACAGAGAGTATGACTTACAATGTGGAGGAATAGGCAGCTGGGAGTGGAGAAATGGAGGAACGATTTATCTTATTAATCAGTCCAGCCATATCCTGTGCATAAACATAGTAAAAGTTATTGACCATGTATCAGAAAAAGTAAGTCTAATGTTTGTCCGAACAAGGTCATGTGACGCATACATGAGCTCTAAATGCAGGTTGATGTGCAGCTATCTCAAACATACAGCAACCTGTAAAATCATAGAAAATGTGATCTCAAGAGATTATGCTACCAGGTTGGAAAATTTAACAAATGTGTCAGCAGGATTTTCATTACCTAGAGACCAAATGTCCGATTTGTAGCCATAAGGTATGTCTGCAAGAAGTTCAGGACACATATAGTTGGGAGTGCCTACAATCTACAGAAATAACAAGCTGTATTAGTCAGCTGTCAGCATTTCCCAGGAAAGTTCAGATAAACAAATGATCCTCTTTGTTATGCCACCAATGGCAGAACTAGCAATACATAGGAGCTTGGCACAATCGGACCAGATCGATAATTGAACCATTACCGTGGATGCAAGATCCTCCTTGTTCAACAATTTTGCAAGTCCAAAGTCACCTGGACATGTACTGTGAGATAATACAGTTTCTGTgcaattgaaacaaataaaatgttaaaagagTTCTGAGTAATTGCATCCTGACCTAGCTGGATGTTGCCATCTTTCGTCAGGAATATGTTAGAGCACTGGCATTGGAGAGTGGATTCATATCAGAATGATGTTACGAACaagttttttcaaatgaaaattgcTACTGAAACATACTTTTAAATCTCTGTGAAGGACACGATTGGAGTGGAGGTAGTCCACAGCAAGCAACAACTGTGTCAGCCATTTGCAGAGTTTCTGGAGtagagttggaaaataatttgaattagaTGGAAAACTAGCACGAGAAAGAAAATTGTCACAAAGGACTTTAGTTTCTTGCAGATATTCCACGTGTTCTTTACCTCTTCAGGAAGATACGTCCCTCTAGCTTTCTTTATCTTCTGAGCCCTGTAGCAACAATATCAGGTTAAGCATAGAAGGTAAGGATATAGGTTTCCATAAGTAGGAAATTCACAAAATTGAGTCTGGTTCAagcattgaataaaaaatcaacatgcaTGGCAAGGCAGTAGCTACTACTGCATGGATCTCTGTCGTCCACACTGTGCACAGATGGTGGGGATCTGTGCAACCACGCAGTCGCAACCGCACCTAGCAAAACCCTATTGGCAATGTGTGTTTCAGTACACACTTTGAAATATCTAGGATCTTACATGCCAATTCAAGATTGAACTCAAATTTTTATACTAAAGTAACTTACATGTCTCCTCCCGCACAGTAACTTGTCACGATGCATGCATAGGATTCCTGTAAAACATAGGCAGAGAGTAATGATACTATTTTTGGTACTTGGGAGGGATGATTTGCTCAATAAATTTTCCTTCTTCTGTTTCCTTCCCCCCTCAATTGTGAGGTAAAACCAGTGTAAACAATAGCAGATTGCTAAAGGGGTACCTTTTCCACCCATGAATCTTTGTACTCCACAATATAGGGATTATTCAGCTTCGATATCAAATTCATCTGCATCATATACCATCAGTAACCAAGTTATATTCCTCAGTGCAATGCATGAAAAGATAGCAGAGTTGAGTAAATGGTGAATTGAGCAGTTTTCTGGAGGCTGATGATAACCTCTTGATATGctgtttgcttgaatttttcTGTTTGTTTAGCCAAACGAATCTTCTTCAATACATACCTACAGAATACAGGTAGATTTCATTTAACAGTGTACTGTAACCAAACATAGTTAATGAAGGAAATGGATTATGGATCCATGTCACCCATGATGGATCAACATGGATCATGATCCCATGTAATGGAAAGGGGGGGAGGGAAGTTATCTTCAACACAAACTGAACATTAGAGTTGCATTTGGTTAGtgttctaatataaaaaagacatacaaaagggataaaaacatatttagctGGAGGGACAGAGACAGATagatagataaaataaattagtctATGAGGTACAGAAGAACATGTTTTTATGTCCTcactgtttctgttttttttatttggagatagtaaccaaacactatttatataattcaaacaaaaattctataacttgagaagaagagagagaataaaagtGTTCGTAAACTTTTCTAAGGAATTTCGCATTCAAGTaggaaaaccaaaaactcctccATACTCTGAAAGGTATCGAACGTTGCAATTCAAATATATTCAGTATGTGAATATCGATTATGATTCGTGCCCTGCTTAGACTAGTGTTCGAAGTTCCATGAGACATTTCACATGAAAATAGATTTTGATCCACATATTAGTTTTTCCAACAATAATTTTCTGACAGTAAATCTTCCAAGATAACTTGGCAAAGCTGGATCATTTGCCATGTCAGATTTCTCAAAACAGCTTTATACGGCAAAAGCATGTTTATTCTGTAACAATTAGAGCAGGAGGAAATACATGAAATATGTGGGCCTAATCACACTTAATAAACAAGTGACTGATCCTTTCAATTATCTCTCTAAGGGCAGAGCTAAGAACTTTATCTGCCATTAACTAACCCTCGCAAGGCATCCACATTAACATCCAGCTCTTCAGTTTTCACAGAAAAGCTgcataatattaagaaaaaaatgatcaattttAGTCCCTTGTATCCTTCCCAagtatcttcttcttctctcctttttatttctgtttcttaGTGGAGCAAGACAGGACTCAAATTGAGCCCATCAGGCTACCCCTTTCCTTAACTTGCAGGGGGGAGTTCTCTTCTAGTGACCCCTCTTTTTGAAGCGCGAAGAGAAACAAACATAATACCTGAGGAAATTTAACTGCAAGGAAGATTTGGCAGAGAAACTCCTTACCTTTTATTCTCAAATTTATGAAGAACAAGAAATGCAGCTCCAAAAGTTCCTCTTCCAATTTGCTCTATAACTCCATAATCATCCATCTTTGATACCATTTCTTTGTTCTTAGTCTCCATGACCAACTTCAATGCTGAGCAAAGCAACACAACTTTAAGCTATATATCCAATTATCCACTGGCCTCTCCAGCCTGTGCACCTCATTGACTGCTACATGTCAAGCAAGCCAGAACATTAAATGGCTACAAGCACCATTAAACTGAATTCAAGACCACAACAGAAACATTAACTGTTTGCAGAGGACAATGTCACGGTATAAGCTGTGTGGTTCAGAGATCACAAAACAAGAATCATGCTACAACCATGAAGACAGTGCTATAAATTCTGCATTTACACCACACAGAACTGCTCAAGAATTACCCCataaagagttaaaaaaaaaaaacccccttCTAAACAGAATCCTGACTTGTCATCTGAGCTCAAGAAAAATGTGCAAGGAAAGAAACTGAACATGTtgaatgttaattttaaattcaaaaggagGACCAAATTTGAGGCAAAAGTTTAGTTTCCAACCGTGACAGGTATGCCAACCACAGttttgaaatagaaaagaaagcatAGCCTTACTTGCATTTTGGGACTCCCAGCATATCATTACTGCCATGAGTGGTTGGTGGGTCACTGTCCTATCAACTAAAGGTTTATTCTATAAATCAAACATCTTTTGACAAACTTAAAAATGTGTCTGAGTACATAGATAGCCTCAAcagatttttatatcatttttataccCAATTATTAAACTCGGCTCTTTCAGGTCAGTTTGGAACCTGACTGATTCACACCTTGATCGAGGTTAGGtgttcaaataaaatcaactaaGAGCTGATCGAGTTGACCTGATAAGTTAATATTTAACATGATCAAAACccagtaaaaaattaaatttttttataatttttttaagttaaaacaatatcattttgactttaaaaaattaaactcgaGTTAATTTATCCGATTTATAACTCGAATCGAGTTTAATTACTGtaattttatatcttaatatattttcaaccaACCCTTTTCATCCGCATTTGATTATGGAGGCCTTTCAAATcatactttttttcttgaaaatgaaatttgtttttgtaagaaATGTTATAATAAGTACTCTACCGGAAGTTCTAATTGAGGAATCAAGATGGACACAAAAATTTGTTTGAGGATAAAATTGTTACTGATCCAAAATTTAGGGGgcatttttttggtttgtccaagttttttcttcttatctgGGCTACAACAGGATGCCTAGgctgttgttttttcttccctCCATGGCTGCATTATCTACACTGTTTTGTAGGTTTTAATGAGCTGAAAAGTCTCTCTTGTACCCATGCATTTTGACATCAATTCAATCTTGTTAATTCTTCATAGTTCATCCATGTGGTAGGGCCATAGCTTTTTGTACCCATGCTTGGATTCACACGCCACACCTCCAGGAATTCTTCCCATAATGGTCAATCAAGCagctgaaataataataataattaaaaaaaatatagactttgaattttgagtttttataataatttattggtGTATGCTATCAGTGTaagttcattttaattattcttcatTTAACCTGATTCGGTAACCATAggctataaaatttaatttatgaatagTGCGGGTTAACTcgtaatcaaattttttaaaaaattaaaaaaaataggatcatacttggttaaattttttacattgtttttataaaatctgaTTTGGTTGAGGTTTAAAATCGATGGTTGAGTTtcataaataagattttaatagCAATAAAACAAGAACCATTGAACTGGGATTAAAAGAAACCTTTAGTGGTATTATTTGTTTGCTGAAAAGTGTTAATTATTCTcctgatttatttatatttgactACATTGTAAAAATATGGTCAAGGTTCActtccagttaaaaaaaaaaataagctttaggtggaagaaagtgttttttaatttttttaagccaACTTATTAAATAGGGCTTAACAACTACATGTTGAAaagtatgattaatttttaaaatattttttacttaaaaatatattaaaataatttttttatttttaatatcagcacatcaaaataattttaaaacaccaaaaataattaatttaaaataaaaaaataaaaaaaatcaattttttgaaaaattacttttaacaagaactaaaaagaagaagaagaagatagattAAGCCTTGGGTCCTAAATTTTACAGATCAACTTATCATAGATTTAACAACTATTTagtgaaaaagaaaggaagagaagTATGAAAAACCAAAGATTAAGACAACGGGAAAGGAAAGATCTTTCTCTCACACGAACACCTAACACCCATTGCCCCCAATAAAGAAGAGTAAGAGTGTATATTTAGGATTATGATAGTTTTTATAGTTGtagttaaaattatgttttaaaaaatatttttaattatagttttaaaaaatatgtttattggttaaaattgttattagatagatttttatatgtaaaataaataaaaaaaaaccaagttttcatgaataagaaataaattattttaacttctacaaaatcaaaatttaaaatacaattatataatgtataaaaaatagaaattatttaaCTAATCAAAAGCTTTTTGTctacaattaaataaaagaactaTTGTAAATCCAAAAATTGTCGGCAATGGAGTTAAGAAGCAGCCTAGTTTACACTTTGATAAAGCATAATTTTGGCCATGACAAGAGGCCCGCGTGCATCTCAAACATCCGCCGCCGTGCACTCCATTGGAAGCCAACAACAAAAGGCACTCGTAAGGAGGAAAAATCTCTTGCCTTCGAAAATCAACTTTGCTTGTGTGGTCTTGTGGTAAAGTGTTGCTGGTCCGACTTTGCTTGTGTTTATCCTCCCGCTTtatccataaaataaaatataaagaaattaaaaaaataaaaaaatagcataaattaaaatagtggATAAAGTTTTTCCATTAAAGTGATAGCTTTAAAATATTGTCTTCAACCCAATTATGGaaggttgaaatttttttaattgaaatacatgtaaattaacttgaatatcccatgtaaataaaaaaaaaattgaaagtaaaaaatcacTGAAAACACatcctaataattaaaaattcgtACCTGAGATTGTGAAGGGAGCAtgatttagaaatattaaagaACTAGTTTAGTCAAAATTCAATAAGTTttgcaatatttat
This region of Populus alba chromosome 3, ASM523922v2, whole genome shotgun sequence genomic DNA includes:
- the LOC118054333 gene encoding serine/threonine-protein kinase Nek6 isoform X2; the encoded protein is MGGKGILCMHRDKLLCGRRHGFARCGCDCVVAQIPTICAQCGRQRSMQAQKIKKARGTYLPEEKLCKWLTQLLLAVDYLHSNRVLHRDLKCSNIFLTKDGNIQLGDFGLAKLLNKEDLASTIVGTPNYMCPELLADIPYGYKSDIWSLGCCMFEIAAHQPAFRAHDMAGLINKINRSSISPLPAAYSSTLKQLIKTMLRKSPEHRPTAAELLRHPHLQPYLAKCQNLSLVFLPVKSEYSFLDKPKGTRLPNKSSVQKNNVGLKASPSKGCRCFKQDAFEQKVAASDLYNSAEQTESANSETSSAGIARTHPEDEKPEIASKKSQTVQEKLCGVGQASMEFKNASLGICKRKEKLSEDSTGHVGLSGYKKASASAMGDKTGHDMELEPEFCKLPAVTEMKSTPSKPPCGNDVGRKEMNRTPSDISLISSLTSLHGDEIKIEWNPQSLQRADALESLLEICANLLRQERYEELSGVLGPFSEEAVSSRETAIWLTKSLMKLNKNGNGAV
- the LOC118054333 gene encoding serine/threonine-protein kinase Nek6 isoform X1, which gives rise to METKNKEMVSKMDDYGVIEQIGRGTFGAAFLVLHKFENKRYVLKKIRLAKQTEKFKQTAYQEMNLISKLNNPYIVEYKDSWVEKESYACIVTSYCAGGDMAQKIKKARGTYLPEEKLCKWLTQLLLAVDYLHSNRVLHRDLKCSNIFLTKDGNIQLGDFGLAKLLNKEDLASTIVGTPNYMCPELLADIPYGYKSDIWSLGCCMFEIAAHQPAFRAHDMAGLINKINRSSISPLPAAYSSTLKQLIKTMLRKSPEHRPTAAELLRHPHLQPYLAKCQNLSLVFLPVKSEYSFLDKPKGTRLPNKSSVQKNNVGLKASPSKGCRCFKQDAFEQKVAASDLYNSAEQTESANSETSSAGIARTHPEDEKPEIASKKSQTVQEKLCGVGQASMEFKNASLGICKRKEKLSEDSTGHVGLSGYKKASASAMGDKTGHDMELEPEFCKLPAVTEMKSTPSKPPCGNDVGRKEMNRTPSDISLISSLTSLHGDEIKIEWNPQSLQRADALESLLEICANLLRQERYEELSGVLGPFSEEAVSSRETAIWLTKSLMKLNKNGNGAV